One window of Methanomicrobia archaeon genomic DNA carries:
- the queD gene encoding 6-carboxytetrahydropterin synthase QueD: protein MKLGVTTDFSAAHALSLHPGKCQNLHGHTYKVDIVVQGAKKENIECVADFADVKAVIEDVIGLVDHTYLNEVISYPTSENIALFLKVELEKRLNDSNLGVTLHSIRIWEGKDKWVMVESD from the coding sequence ATGAAATTAGGAGTAACAACCGATTTTAGCGCTGCGCATGCGCTCTCACTGCATCCCGGCAAATGCCAGAACCTGCACGGCCATACGTATAAAGTGGATATCGTCGTGCAAGGCGCGAAGAAGGAGAATATCGAGTGTGTGGCCGATTTCGCGGATGTCAAAGCGGTAATCGAGGATGTGATCGGACTCGTCGATCATACGTACCTCAACGAGGTAATCTCGTATCCAACGAGCGAGAATATCGCTCTGTTCCTCAAAGTCGAGCTGGAGAAGCGGTTGAACGACTCGAATTTGGGCGTAACGCTGCATTCCATACGGATATGGGAAGGCAAAGACAAGTGGGTGATGGTAGAGTCTGATTAG
- a CDS encoding 50S ribosomal protein L39e, with the protein MARGKNTVGRKIRLAKANRQNRRVPAWIMVKTSRRVTTHPKRRHWRRTKLKL; encoded by the coding sequence ATGGCACGAGGGAAGAACACAGTAGGCAGGAAGATCAGGCTTGCAAAGGCAAACAGGCAGAACAGACGGGTTCCTGCATGGATAATGGTAAAGACAAGCCGCCGGGTGACCACGCATCCGAAACGGAGGCACTGGCGGAGGACAAAGCTAAAATTATAG